A window of Pseudophryne corroboree isolate aPseCor3 chromosome 12, aPseCor3.hap2, whole genome shotgun sequence contains these coding sequences:
- the RPS29 gene encoding small ribosomal subunit protein uS14, translating to MGHQQLYWSHPRKFGQGSRSCRVCSNRHGLIRKYGLNMCRQCFRQYAKDIGFVKLD from the exons ATGGGTCACCAGCAGCTGTACTGGAGCCACCCCAGGAAGTTCGGCCAGGGATCCCGCTCCTG CCGTGTGTGCTCTAATAGGCATGGACTGATCCGCAAGTATGGGCTGAACATGTGCCGGCAATGCTTTAGGCAGTATGCCAAGGACATCGGCTTTGTTAAG